The Parabacteroides sp. AD58 genome includes a window with the following:
- the ftsH gene encoding ATP-dependent zinc metalloprotease FtsH: MENTKQDLSKQPTKRGNPYMGFLWGILIVLFLNGLVFPNLMDRKIYKTDYGDFIEKINSGQVREVMIEDKQIYFTADNEKGQQTTYQTGAINDPQLVDRLLQAKSPNQSGKIAFNQIVPRENSPILNFILMWILPGLLFYIIWKQTSKSLQARLGAGGNFMSFGNSGAKIYADSDIKTTFADVAGQNEAKEMLSEIVNFLHNPQKYTDIGASLPKGALLVGPPGTGKTLIARAVAGEAKVPFFAISGSEFVQMFVGMGAAKVRDLFKQASEKAPCIIFIDEIDAIGKKRDSAYGGNDEREQTLNQLLTEMDGFDGRKGVVILAATNRPEMLDKALLRPGRFDRRIQMELPDLEGRKAILQVHLKKVKHETIDLDIVARATAGSSGAELANIVNEAALRAVRLGRQRVITADLEESVETVIAGAQKKDKVISPEEKKIISYHEIGHALVAALQSHSAPVHKITIIPRTSGALGYTMQVDRGEHVLMSQEDLFNRIATLTGGRAAEELLCQTVTTGASNDIEQATQLARSMVTRFGMSKKYDMMGLEQVNNAYLGGNTTLNCSAETAAEIDEEVLRLIKEAHQKARDLISKHIPVMHEAASYLIEKETITGDEFMKILQKYREQAS, from the coding sequence ACAAAACCGACTATGGCGACTTTATTGAAAAAATAAATAGCGGTCAAGTGCGGGAAGTCATGATTGAAGACAAACAGATTTATTTCACGGCCGACAATGAAAAAGGCCAACAAACGACCTATCAGACAGGAGCAATAAACGACCCTCAATTAGTAGACAGACTGCTACAAGCCAAAAGCCCAAATCAGTCAGGGAAAATAGCCTTCAATCAAATTGTTCCACGGGAAAATTCACCTATCCTGAATTTCATTCTGATGTGGATTTTGCCAGGACTACTGTTTTATATTATTTGGAAACAAACCAGTAAAAGCCTTCAAGCCCGATTAGGAGCCGGCGGAAATTTCATGTCATTTGGAAACAGCGGTGCCAAGATTTACGCCGATTCAGATATCAAAACAACTTTTGCTGACGTAGCCGGACAAAATGAGGCTAAGGAAATGTTATCTGAAATTGTAAACTTCCTGCATAATCCTCAGAAATATACAGATATTGGAGCCTCTTTACCCAAAGGAGCTTTATTGGTAGGACCTCCGGGAACCGGAAAGACCTTGATTGCCCGGGCAGTGGCCGGAGAAGCCAAAGTTCCATTCTTTGCTATATCCGGTTCGGAGTTTGTCCAGATGTTCGTTGGAATGGGTGCGGCCAAAGTGCGCGACTTATTTAAACAGGCCAGCGAAAAAGCACCTTGCATCATATTCATTGATGAAATTGATGCTATTGGGAAGAAACGAGACTCAGCTTATGGAGGAAATGATGAACGGGAACAGACGTTAAACCAATTATTAACCGAGATGGATGGTTTTGACGGACGAAAAGGTGTTGTCATCTTAGCTGCAACCAACCGACCAGAAATGTTGGACAAGGCTTTACTTCGCCCCGGACGTTTTGACCGGCGTATACAAATGGAACTTCCCGATTTGGAAGGACGAAAAGCAATCCTGCAAGTCCATCTGAAAAAGGTAAAACACGAAACGATTGATCTGGATATCGTTGCCCGGGCTACAGCCGGTTCGTCAGGAGCTGAATTGGCAAACATTGTCAATGAAGCAGCTCTACGTGCTGTCCGCTTAGGCCGTCAGCGTGTGATTACGGCAGACTTAGAAGAAAGTGTAGAGACTGTTATTGCCGGCGCACAGAAAAAGGACAAGGTCATTTCTCCCGAAGAGAAGAAAATCATTTCCTACCATGAGATCGGTCATGCCCTGGTTGCTGCCCTGCAATCACATTCCGCACCGGTACATAAAATAACCATCATACCACGTACATCCGGAGCTTTGGGCTATACGATGCAAGTAGACCGCGGTGAACATGTATTGATGAGCCAGGAAGATTTGTTTAACCGCATTGCTACACTCACCGGAGGCCGGGCTGCGGAAGAACTTCTTTGCCAAACAGTAACCACCGGTGCATCCAATGATATCGAACAAGCCACGCAGCTTGCCCGATCCATGGTAACGCGTTTCGGTATGAGTAAGAAATATGATATGATGGGATTGGAACAAGTCAATAATGCCTATTTAGGAGGAAATACGACCTTGAACTGTTCGGCCGAAACAGCTGCCGAAATCGACGAGGAAGTATTACGGCTCATCAAAGAAGCCCATCAGAAAGCTCGTGACCTCATTTCGAAACATATTCCGGTCATGCACGAAGCAGCCTCTTATCTGATAGAAAAAGAAACGATTACCGGCGACGAATTCATGAAGATTCTCCAGAAATATCGGGAACAGGCTTCCTGA